In Bacillus cereus ATCC 14579, a single window of DNA contains:
- a CDS encoding response regulator transcription factor: MKIKILIADDNSFIREGMKIILNTYEEFEVVDTVNDGEEAVAYCKKHEVDIALLDVRMPNMNGVEATKFICEETKTKPLILTTFDDDEYILDAVKNGAKGYLLKNNDPERIRDAIKGVYNGQTVMQDVVLDKIKSNLMESKEEECKIDKSLFTERELSIIALIAKGFSNKEISKQLFISEGTIANYITSVLGKTGLEHRTQIAIYYLTGKVD, translated from the coding sequence ATGAAAATTAAAATATTAATAGCGGATGATAACTCTTTTATTAGAGAGGGCATGAAAATTATTTTAAATACATACGAAGAGTTCGAAGTAGTAGATACTGTAAATGATGGGGAAGAAGCTGTAGCATATTGTAAAAAGCATGAAGTTGATATTGCTCTTTTAGATGTTCGCATGCCAAATATGAACGGGGTAGAGGCGACGAAGTTCATTTGTGAAGAGACGAAAACAAAACCGCTTATTTTAACGACGTTTGATGATGATGAATATATTTTGGATGCAGTAAAAAACGGAGCGAAAGGTTATTTGTTAAAAAATAACGATCCGGAGCGTATTCGTGATGCGATAAAAGGAGTATATAACGGTCAAACTGTTATGCAAGATGTTGTCCTCGATAAAATTAAGTCTAATTTAATGGAAAGTAAAGAGGAAGAATGTAAAATTGATAAGAGCCTTTTCACAGAAAGGGAGCTTAGTATTATCGCATTAATTGCAAAAGGTTTCTCGAATAAAGAAATTTCGAAACAGCTTTTTATATCTGAAGGAACAATTGCAAATTATATTACGTCAGTTTTAGGGAAAACTGGACTTGAACATCGCACACAAATTGCGATTTATTACTTAACAGGGAAAGTAGATTAG
- a CDS encoding sensor histidine kinase — MEFWLTVSKLIVFLYIVFSYIYANVVNLPWVIFTLLIYLSVNVMISIFKKDTYKKLLICMSIGIIMLFTWRVHPFFILFLPLNLYEITFHYIEKNWPRFVVMMLPITIADESIRMTYGLIVAFSFLVLTIADRYISRVVKLESQNDKMRKDMQRLTKSLHENKEYIRQSEYTFKLEERNRLSQEIHDKIGHSMTGALIQMEAAKRLMEIDKEKSAELLQNAIHISKDGIESIRITLKNMKPPTEQIGIHRMKLFIEEFAGKNDVNIPFVYKGNLDMISPIQWKIIGENVTEALTNAMKYADATVISIDIHVLNKMVKVQVKDNGKGVALVKKGLGIMGMEERTASVNGKIIVDGTSGFSVTMLLPI; from the coding sequence ATGGAATTTTGGCTAACTGTAAGTAAATTAATTGTCTTTTTATATATTGTGTTTAGTTATATTTACGCAAATGTAGTAAATTTACCTTGGGTTATATTTACTTTACTTATTTACCTCTCTGTAAACGTAATGATTTCTATATTTAAAAAAGATACGTATAAAAAATTATTAATCTGTATGTCAATTGGCATAATTATGTTATTTACATGGAGGGTTCATCCATTTTTTATTTTGTTTTTACCTTTGAACTTATACGAAATTACATTCCATTACATAGAAAAGAATTGGCCACGCTTTGTTGTTATGATGCTCCCAATTACGATTGCAGATGAAAGTATTCGAATGACTTATGGATTAATTGTTGCATTTTCTTTTCTCGTTTTAACTATAGCAGATCGATATATATCGCGTGTAGTAAAGCTTGAATCGCAAAATGATAAGATGCGAAAAGATATGCAACGACTTACGAAAAGCTTACATGAAAATAAAGAGTACATAAGACAATCTGAATACACATTTAAGCTAGAAGAGAGAAATCGGTTATCGCAAGAAATTCATGATAAAATTGGTCACTCGATGACGGGTGCACTTATTCAAATGGAAGCAGCAAAAAGGTTAATGGAAATAGATAAAGAAAAATCTGCGGAGTTATTACAAAATGCAATTCACATTTCAAAAGATGGAATTGAAAGTATTCGCATTACATTAAAAAATATGAAGCCTCCAACTGAGCAAATTGGCATTCATCGTATGAAATTATTCATAGAGGAATTTGCCGGTAAGAATGATGTGAATATTCCTTTTGTATACAAAGGGAACTTAGATATGATTTCTCCCATTCAGTGGAAAATTATCGGTGAGAATGTTACAGAAGCACTAACAAATGCAATGAAATATGCTGATGCGACAGTTATTTCTATAGATATTCATGTACTTAACAAGATGGTTAAGGTGCAAGTGAAGGATAACGGAAAAGGGGTAGCTCTTGTTAAAAAAGGTCTCGGTATTATGGGGATGGAGGAGCGAACGGCGTCTGTAAACGGAAAAATTATTGTAGATGGGACAAGTGGTTTTTCAGTAACGATGTTGTTGCCAATATAA
- a CDS encoding ABC transporter ATP-binding protein: MNTLEIKNLTKKFGNFIAVDNMSLSIKEGEIFGFLGSNGAGKSTTINMIAGLLRSNEGEISILGKNIKKHNRFAKMNIGIVPQDIAIYEELTAYENVKFFAGLYGLRGAELKARVEEALKFVGLSDKQKSYPKNFSGGMKRRLNIACAIAHRPKLIIMDEPTVGIDPQSRNYILQSVRKLNEMGSTIIYTSHYMEEVEEICTKIAIVDHGKVIAEGTKEQLKAIITDTKDIWIEVKSVENLDVEKLKEINGVKAVQIEENVIKVNSDAGLNNLNKIIQHCINHDIEIRSLEEQAPNLETVFLTLTGRNLRDK; this comes from the coding sequence ATGAATACATTAGAAATTAAAAATTTAACGAAAAAATTTGGTAATTTCATCGCAGTTGATAATATGTCCTTATCTATTAAAGAAGGAGAAATATTTGGCTTTTTAGGATCAAATGGTGCTGGTAAGAGTACAACGATAAATATGATTGCTGGTTTGTTAAGAAGTAATGAAGGTGAGATTAGCATACTAGGAAAAAATATAAAGAAACATAATCGATTTGCGAAAATGAATATCGGTATTGTTCCGCAAGATATTGCGATTTATGAAGAGTTAACTGCCTATGAAAATGTGAAATTCTTTGCTGGATTGTACGGGTTACGAGGAGCCGAATTAAAAGCTAGGGTAGAGGAAGCTCTTAAATTTGTAGGACTTAGTGATAAACAGAAAAGCTATCCGAAGAACTTTTCTGGTGGGATGAAGCGAAGACTGAATATCGCTTGTGCAATTGCTCATAGACCGAAGTTAATTATTATGGATGAGCCGACAGTTGGAATTGATCCACAGTCAAGAAACTACATTTTGCAGTCAGTACGTAAATTAAATGAAATGGGAAGTACAATTATTTATACGAGTCACTACATGGAAGAGGTAGAAGAGATTTGTACGAAAATAGCGATAGTAGATCACGGTAAAGTAATTGCAGAAGGTACGAAAGAACAGTTAAAAGCAATTATTACTGACACGAAAGATATTTGGATTGAAGTGAAATCGGTAGAGAATTTAGATGTAGAAAAATTAAAAGAGATAAACGGTGTGAAAGCAGTTCAAATTGAAGAAAACGTAATTAAAGTGAATTCTGATGCAGGATTAAATAATTTAAATAAAATCATTCAACACTGTATCAATCATGATATTGAAATTCGTTCATTAGAGGAGCAGGCTCCCAACTTAGAAACAGTATTTCTTACCTTAACCGGAAGAAACTTACGAGATAAATAA
- a CDS encoding ABC transporter permease → MNIFNIAIMHIKREFRDVRTLVFMLAFPIVLMLVLGTALSNAFNSDSHTIKDIQVIYKDEANGTFSQSFEAFAKEVSKSGIHFKKVSEEVDGKEKVKQNKYAAYVELNKDGVKFYGSDRSSIESSIVEGMMTTFVDKYNVVVEIEKVDPSKISTIIPNGERNEYIKETALQATKKPGSMDYYAIVMTTMVALYGAMGASNLIRGERIRKTGDRLIAAPITKAEIFIGKILGNMVANALCILLVVLFSKFVFQANWGDHLGVVLLILLTEVLLATSFGLGIGYITKTGEASRAIILVIVQLASIFGGAYFVVEENFVTNLSPLTWANTAVMKIIYANDVGAALPVISLNIGISALFLFISIIALRRREGL, encoded by the coding sequence TTGAACATCTTCAATATTGCAATTATGCACATTAAAAGAGAATTTAGAGACGTAAGAACTTTAGTTTTTATGTTAGCATTTCCGATTGTACTTATGCTTGTGTTAGGAACAGCGTTAAGTAATGCATTTAATAGCGATAGTCATACTATTAAAGATATACAAGTGATATACAAAGATGAAGCAAATGGTACGTTTTCTCAATCATTTGAAGCATTTGCAAAAGAAGTAAGTAAATCTGGTATTCACTTTAAGAAAGTTTCTGAAGAGGTAGATGGAAAAGAAAAAGTAAAACAAAACAAATACGCTGCGTATGTAGAATTGAATAAGGACGGGGTAAAGTTTTACGGAAGTGATAGGAGTAGTATTGAAAGTAGCATAGTTGAAGGAATGATGACTACATTTGTTGATAAGTACAATGTAGTAGTTGAGATTGAGAAAGTAGACCCTAGTAAAATTAGCACAATAATTCCGAATGGAGAACGTAATGAGTATATTAAAGAAACGGCATTACAAGCGACTAAAAAACCAGGTTCTATGGATTACTATGCAATTGTAATGACAACGATGGTTGCTTTGTATGGTGCGATGGGAGCAAGTAATTTAATTAGAGGCGAACGAATACGTAAAACAGGAGATCGTCTCATTGCTGCACCTATAACGAAAGCGGAAATTTTTATCGGGAAAATATTGGGTAATATGGTGGCGAATGCACTGTGCATACTACTTGTCGTTTTATTTAGTAAATTTGTTTTTCAAGCTAACTGGGGCGATCATCTTGGAGTTGTCTTACTTATTTTACTAACAGAAGTCCTTTTAGCAACTAGCTTCGGCCTCGGCATCGGATATATTACAAAAACAGGTGAAGCATCTAGAGCAATTATTTTAGTTATCGTACAACTAGCTTCTATTTTTGGCGGGGCATACTTCGTAGTAGAAGAAAATTTCGTTACGAATTTATCACCATTAACGTGGGCAAACACTGCCGTTATGAAAATTATTTATGCAAATGATGTAGGGGCGGCACTACCAGTCATCTCTTTAAATATCGGAATCTCAGCACTCTTTTTATTCATATCGATTATCGCATTACGCAGACGGGAGGGGCTATAG
- a CDS encoding ABC transporter permease: MKDILWLMQKTLSVLLKNKKGLLIIISLPIIGTLISFSIYGNAGQGALNIGVINKENESIANDTVKFLEEINHVKVSKVKESEVEDKLTSKKLDGVITLQSGFSESVREGKPSNIEISSIKGDQVTAFIKSYLYNYIDNVAAISKVAGTDQSAFDTMYAGYQKSSFKVKTETLEDTSKNKDMTNQTMGYLIMFMLFSAVNLSGYILKEKENRTYFRLLSTPIDGKKFILSNVGVNMIILTVQIMITILFLTNVFHTNINMPFIVMVGVLMIFALIAIGMSLVIVAFSKNSSSANAMQNMVIVPTCLLAGCYFPYDIMPSAVQKVANFLPQRWLLDTVSKLQQGIPFSELYLNILILFAFAIAFFLIAIYKFGRNNDARNFV; encoded by the coding sequence ATGAAAGATATTTTATGGCTTATGCAAAAAACATTATCAGTCCTTTTGAAAAATAAAAAAGGGTTACTCATTATTATTAGCTTGCCGATAATAGGAACGTTAATCTCCTTTTCAATATATGGAAATGCGGGGCAAGGGGCGTTAAATATCGGAGTTATAAATAAAGAAAATGAGTCGATAGCAAATGATACGGTGAAATTTTTAGAAGAAATCAATCATGTAAAAGTAAGTAAAGTGAAAGAATCTGAAGTAGAAGATAAACTCACTTCAAAAAAACTTGATGGAGTGATTACGTTACAGTCTGGTTTTTCAGAAAGTGTCCGAGAAGGAAAACCAAGCAATATTGAAATTTCATCGATTAAAGGTGATCAAGTAACAGCGTTTATTAAGTCATATTTGTACAATTATATTGATAATGTAGCAGCGATAAGTAAAGTAGCAGGAACAGATCAAAGTGCATTTGATACGATGTACGCAGGATATCAAAAAAGTTCATTTAAAGTGAAGACTGAGACGTTAGAAGATACTTCGAAAAATAAAGATATGACGAACCAAACCATGGGTTATCTTATTATGTTTATGTTATTTTCAGCAGTGAACTTATCAGGCTATATTTTAAAAGAAAAAGAGAATAGAACGTACTTTAGATTATTATCCACGCCGATAGATGGAAAGAAATTTATATTATCTAACGTCGGGGTAAATATGATTATATTAACAGTACAAATTATGATTACAATCCTATTCTTAACGAATGTTTTTCATACGAATATCAATATGCCCTTCATCGTTATGGTTGGTGTACTGATGATATTTGCTTTAATAGCGATTGGAATGTCGTTAGTAATTGTTGCTTTTTCAAAAAACTCATCATCGGCAAATGCGATGCAAAACATGGTCATTGTACCAACATGCTTACTAGCGGGTTGTTATTTCCCATATGACATTATGCCAAGTGCAGTACAAAAAGTAGCTAATTTTCTTCCGCAGCGCTGGTTGTTAGACACAGTATCGAAACTACAACAAGGAATACCATTCTCGGAGTTGTATTTAAACATTTTAATTTTATTCGCTTTCGCAATTGCATTCTTCTTAATTGCTATTTATAAGTTTGGAAGAAATAATGATGCGAGAAATTTTGTTTAA
- a CDS encoding phospholipase D-like domain-containing protein, giving the protein MIKKILRVTSIAIAIFVFILIWVHIDVTLGRKMEAGKNMPTEYAPHYSDFQLYVEGKSFYKQLFTDISEAKSSIYTYFFILSDDKSSHTFLNLLKEKAKEGVNVYLSVDRINDLSFERKMKNELQENGVHFTYSRKPELPFGFYSLHHRNHRRITTIDGEIGYTGGFNIGDEYLGKDKRFGYWRDYHVRLKGEGAKDLEQQFALDWKRDTKEEIKRSTNKASKGNTLHTMTSYNGHYVAEKYIELIKQAQHSIVIATPYFIAKNKESMNALIAAQKRGVTVKILWSYKPDLPLIKEAAYPYIRQAVNNGITVYGYKKGMFHGKLMLIDNELTVIGTTNFTSRSFNINDEMNFYIYGGPIVGQVNKALTEDFHDSKEMTKEFFEKLSFWERCKEKVAGLVDFYL; this is encoded by the coding sequence ATGATTAAAAAAATATTGCGAGTTACTTCTATTGCTATTGCTATTTTCGTTTTTATTTTAATTTGGGTTCATATTGACGTTACACTCGGAAGAAAAATGGAAGCCGGGAAAAACATGCCGACAGAGTATGCGCCTCATTATAGTGACTTTCAATTATATGTAGAAGGGAAGTCTTTTTATAAACAATTATTTACTGATATAAGTGAAGCGAAAAGCTCCATTTACACGTATTTCTTCATTTTGTCGGATGATAAAAGTAGCCATACTTTTTTAAACTTATTAAAAGAGAAGGCAAAAGAAGGAGTAAACGTCTATTTATCCGTTGATCGCATTAATGATTTATCATTTGAAAGAAAGATGAAAAATGAATTGCAGGAAAATGGTGTGCATTTTACATATAGTAGAAAACCTGAATTACCATTCGGCTTTTATTCTCTTCATCATCGTAATCATCGCCGTATTACGACGATTGATGGGGAGATTGGCTATACAGGCGGATTTAATATAGGAGATGAGTACTTAGGGAAAGATAAGCGATTTGGATATTGGCGTGATTATCATGTACGACTTAAAGGAGAAGGAGCAAAAGATTTAGAACAGCAATTCGCTTTAGACTGGAAACGAGATACGAAAGAAGAGATAAAGAGAAGTACGAATAAAGCTAGTAAAGGGAATACATTACATACTATGACTAGTTACAATGGGCATTACGTTGCTGAAAAATATATAGAGCTCATAAAACAAGCTCAGCACTCCATTGTAATTGCAACACCGTATTTTATAGCGAAAAATAAAGAATCTATGAATGCTTTAATCGCAGCACAAAAGCGTGGTGTTACAGTAAAAATACTTTGGTCATATAAACCAGATCTACCTCTTATAAAAGAAGCGGCGTATCCATACATACGTCAAGCTGTTAATAATGGGATTACTGTATATGGGTATAAAAAAGGAATGTTCCATGGTAAATTAATGCTTATTGATAATGAATTAACCGTTATTGGTACAACAAACTTTACTTCGCGTAGCTTCAATATAAATGATGAAATGAATTTTTATATTTATGGTGGTCCTATTGTAGGACAAGTTAATAAGGCGTTAACAGAGGATTTTCATGATTCGAAAGAAATGACGAAAGAGTTTTTTGAAAAGTTATCTTTTTGGGAGCGTTGTAAGGAGAAAGTGGCGGGATTGGTTGACTTCTATTTGTGA
- the pyrH gene encoding UMP kinase, which yields MRPYKRVLIKLSGGALADQTGNSFNSKRLEHIANEILSIVDLGIEVSIVIGGGNIFRGHLAEEWGIDRVEADNIGTLGTIINSLMLRGVLTSKTNREVRVMTSIPFNAVAEPYIRLRAVHHLDNGYIVIFGGGNGQPFVTTDYPSVQRAIEMNSDAILVAKQGVDGVFTSDPKHNKSAKMYSKLNYNDVVRQNIQVMDQAALLLARDYNLPAHVFNFDEPGVMKKICLGEHVGTLINDDVTMLVHEK from the coding sequence ATGAGACCATATAAACGTGTCTTAATTAAATTAAGCGGCGGTGCACTTGCCGATCAAACCGGAAATAGCTTTAACTCCAAACGATTAGAACATATCGCAAACGAAATTTTATCCATTGTTGATTTAGGTATCGAAGTATCCATCGTCATCGGTGGCGGTAACATTTTTAGGGGGCATCTAGCTGAAGAATGGGGAATCGATCGAGTAGAAGCTGATAATATCGGTACGTTAGGTACAATCATTAACAGCTTAATGCTTCGCGGTGTTTTAACAAGTAAAACAAATAGAGAAGTACGCGTTATGACTTCCATTCCATTTAATGCAGTAGCTGAACCATACATTCGCTTGCGTGCAGTCCACCATTTAGATAACGGTTATATCGTTATCTTTGGAGGCGGAAACGGCCAACCGTTCGTGACGACAGATTATCCAAGTGTACAAAGAGCCATCGAGATGAATAGTGATGCCATATTAGTCGCAAAACAAGGGGTCGATGGCGTCTTTACAAGTGATCCAAAGCATAATAAATCAGCAAAAATGTACAGCAAACTAAACTATAATGATGTCGTTAGACAAAATATACAAGTCATGGATCAAGCGGCATTACTGCTTGCCCGGGACTACAATTTACCAGCACACGTCTTTAACTTTGATGAGCCTGGTGTCATGAAGAAAATATGTTTAGGCGAACATGTGGGGACGTTGATTAATGATGATGTTACGATGCTGGTGCATGAAAAATAA
- a CDS encoding cation:dicarboxylate symporter family transporter, protein MKKFGLATQIFVALVLGIVVGAVFYGNKTAISYITPIGDIFIHLIKMIVVPIVISALIVAVAGVGDMKKLGKLGGKTILYFEIITTIAILMGLLAANIFQPGTGVDMSNLQQSDISSYKQTADATEKKGFAETIVHIVPKNVFESIAQGDLLPIIFFSVLFGLGVAAIGEKGKPVFNFFEGVLEAMFWVTNQVMKFAPFGVFALIAVTVAKFGVATLLPLGKLVLAVYVTVILFVVIVLGINARMVGVNIFTLIKILKEELILSFTTASSEAVLPNIMRKMEEFGCPKAVASFVIPTGYTFNLTGSAIYQALAALFVAQMYGVHMSLTEQITLLFVLMLTSKGMAGVPGASFVVVLATLGSMGLPLEGIALIAGIDRILDMIRSSVNVLGNALAAIVMSKWEGEFDNEKAKQYVETVKETKAA, encoded by the coding sequence ATGAAAAAATTCGGATTGGCAACACAAATTTTTGTCGCGCTTGTTTTAGGGATTGTAGTAGGGGCAGTCTTTTATGGCAATAAAACGGCGATTTCTTATATCACACCAATTGGGGATATATTTATTCACTTAATTAAGATGATTGTAGTACCAATTGTTATTTCAGCCTTAATTGTTGCGGTAGCTGGTGTAGGAGATATGAAAAAGCTTGGGAAACTGGGTGGTAAGACAATTCTTTATTTCGAAATTATTACGACGATAGCTATTTTAATGGGATTACTTGCAGCGAATATATTCCAACCAGGTACTGGTGTTGATATGAGTAATTTACAGCAAAGTGATATTTCTTCTTATAAACAAACAGCAGATGCAACGGAGAAGAAAGGTTTTGCTGAGACAATTGTTCACATTGTACCAAAAAACGTATTTGAATCGATTGCACAAGGTGACCTATTACCGATTATATTCTTCTCAGTATTATTCGGCTTAGGAGTTGCGGCAATTGGGGAAAAAGGAAAGCCTGTTTTTAACTTCTTTGAAGGCGTACTCGAAGCAATGTTTTGGGTTACAAATCAAGTTATGAAATTTGCACCATTTGGTGTATTCGCATTAATTGCCGTTACAGTTGCAAAATTTGGTGTAGCAACATTACTTCCGCTAGGAAAACTAGTGCTAGCTGTATACGTAACTGTTATACTATTCGTTGTGATTGTATTAGGTATTAATGCACGAATGGTTGGAGTAAACATTTTTACATTAATAAAAATTTTAAAAGAAGAACTGATTCTTTCGTTTACGACAGCAAGTTCAGAAGCTGTTTTACCTAATATAATGAGAAAAATGGAAGAGTTCGGTTGTCCAAAGGCAGTTGCCTCTTTCGTAATTCCGACAGGTTATACATTTAACTTGACTGGATCGGCTATTTATCAAGCGTTAGCGGCATTGTTTGTTGCACAAATGTACGGTGTGCACATGTCACTAACGGAGCAAATAACGTTATTATTCGTTCTCATGTTAACATCCAAAGGTATGGCGGGAGTTCCAGGTGCATCGTTCGTTGTTGTATTAGCAACGTTAGGTTCGATGGGGTTACCACTAGAAGGTATCGCGTTAATTGCGGGAATTGACCGCATTTTAGATATGATTCGCTCATCTGTCAATGTATTAGGAAATGCATTAGCGGCCATTGTTATGTCGAAGTGGGAAGGCGAATTCGATAATGAGAAAGCAAAACAATATGTAGAAACAGTCAAAGAAACAAAAGCAGCATAA
- the aspA gene encoding aspartate ammonia-lyase has product MATLTEVKNGVRIEKDFLGEKEVPNYAYYGVQTMRAVENFPITGYKIHEGLIKAFAVVKKAAALANTDVGRLELNKGGAIAEAAQEILDGKWHDHFIVDPIQGGAGTSMNMNANEVIANRALELLGMEKGDYHYISPNSHVNMAQSTNDAFPTAIHIATLNALEGLLQTMGYMHDVFELKAEQFDHVIKMGRTHLQDAVPIRLGQEFKAYSRVLERDMKRIQQSRQHLYEVNMGATAVGTGLNADPEYIEAVVKHLAAISELPLVGAEDLVDATQNTDAYTEVSAALKVCMMNMSKIANDLRLMASGPRVGLAEIMLPARQPGSSIMPGKVNPVMPEVINQIAFQVIGNDHTICLASEAGQLELNVMEPVLVFNLLQSISIMNNGFRAFTDNCLKGIEANEDRLKEYVEKSVGIITAVNPHIGYEAAARVAKEAIATGQSVRELCVKNGVLSQEDLELILDPFEMTHPGIAGATLLKKN; this is encoded by the coding sequence ATGGCAACATTAACTGAAGTTAAAAATGGTGTTCGAATTGAAAAAGATTTTTTAGGTGAAAAAGAAGTACCAAACTATGCATACTACGGCGTACAAACAATGCGTGCAGTTGAAAACTTCCCAATTACAGGATACAAAATCCATGAAGGTTTAATTAAAGCGTTCGCAGTTGTAAAAAAAGCAGCAGCACTTGCGAATACAGATGTAGGAAGATTGGAATTAAACAAGGGCGGTGCGATCGCAGAAGCTGCTCAAGAAATTCTTGATGGAAAATGGCATGATCATTTCATCGTAGATCCAATCCAAGGCGGAGCGGGTACTTCAATGAACATGAATGCAAATGAAGTCATTGCCAATCGTGCGCTTGAATTATTAGGAATGGAAAAGGGAGACTATCATTATATTAGTCCAAATAGTCATGTAAATATGGCCCAATCAACAAATGATGCATTCCCAACGGCGATTCATATCGCAACGTTAAATGCATTAGAAGGCTTATTACAAACGATGGGTTATATGCATGATGTATTTGAATTAAAAGCAGAACAGTTCGATCATGTGATTAAAATGGGACGTACACATTTACAAGACGCTGTGCCAATTCGCCTTGGACAAGAATTTAAAGCGTACTCTCGTGTACTTGAACGTGATATGAAACGCATTCAGCAATCGCGTCAACACTTATATGAAGTGAACATGGGAGCAACTGCAGTTGGTACAGGCTTAAATGCAGACCCAGAATATATTGAAGCAGTTGTAAAACATTTAGCTGCAATTAGTGAACTACCACTAGTTGGTGCAGAAGACTTAGTAGATGCAACGCAAAATACAGATGCATACACAGAAGTATCTGCAGCACTTAAAGTATGTATGATGAATATGTCTAAAATTGCGAATGACCTTCGCTTAATGGCATCAGGTCCACGTGTTGGTTTAGCAGAAATTATGTTACCAGCTCGTCAGCCAGGTTCATCTATTATGCCAGGAAAAGTAAACCCTGTTATGCCAGAAGTTATTAACCAAATTGCGTTCCAAGTAATTGGTAATGACCATACAATTTGCCTTGCTTCAGAAGCAGGACAATTAGAATTAAACGTTATGGAACCAGTACTTGTTTTCAACTTACTGCAATCAATTAGCATTATGAATAACGGTTTCCGTGCCTTTACAGATAATTGCTTAAAAGGAATTGAAGCGAATGAAGATCGCTTAAAAGAGTATGTTGAGAAGAGTGTAGGAATTATTACAGCCGTGAACCCTCATATCGGTTATGAAGCTGCAGCTCGCGTTGCGAAAGAAGCAATCGCGACAGGGCAATCCGTTCGAGAACTTTGTGTGAAAAATGGTGTACTGTCACAAGAAGACTTAGAGTTAATTCTAGATCCATTCGAAATGACGCACCCAGGGATTGCAGGAGCAACTCTTTTAAAGAAAAATTAA